The DNA window CACTGAGCAAGAAACCACCCGAGGGACGGGTCCCACTTTGCTTCAAGAAACAATCGAGAGTGGCTGGTCTGGCTCACTCAAAGGAAGATCATAAGATCATGAtggaattaaaaacactgactTTTCTGAAGCAGAATCACACATTTTTGAATCTTTGCATATTTACAGGGACAAGACGTAGATTTCGCTAATATCAGTGAAACAGCATGAGTGAACTTATAACTTACTCACTGCATAGCAAAAAGCGTATATACCGTGCTATAAATCAGTTTTCATGTGAAAAATGAACAGGAGTGGTAATAACTGTTACCCTCTAAAAGTGTTCTAATAAATAATGTATCATTATTGGGAGGAAAAAATACACAGTGACATTGCATAAAACAAACCCAAGGCACGCAACTTTTCCCCTTTGTTTACAGAGCAGTGCAAAGGCAGAAAGAAAACTCAAGGTTAATTACGTCATCTACCCGATGCTTGGCCTGACAGAATGAACCCATAGTGTGGGCCACAGCAGCCCGCTGAGAAGCTGGATGAGGTTGTGTCCTGACATCAACTGATATGATCAAGCTCTACTCTAATAAGAtttcaaaaaaaagagagaaaaaaaaaagaaactttagtGCAGGACACCGGATGCTCATCTTCTGTTCCACGTCCACCTTTTCCAAGacctgagggaaaaaaaaaaaagacaagttacACTAccaataaaactaaaacaaaaaaatgtgctgTGCTATTATATTTAAATCTGCAGCAGGTAGAAAATTAGAAAATGGAtgctagaaagaaaaaaagcctgCTGCAGCTCTCACCTATCTGCTTTAAGCCCATCCTACAGATAACCATAGGCTTGTGCAATTGCTTGAACAGCAAGTAAAAATAAGTCAAAGCTCTCCTGCCCCGTGGGTGAACCCTCATTGCTCTCCTGGGTGCTGGATCACCCATTAAAGCACTGCAACTTCGGTCCTGCTTGGACCAGTTAAATGTTAcattatgacatttttttttgtccagcaaTTCCACAAATAGCTTTAATTGTGACTGTAAGGCAAAAGCAACACATTTTttataatctaaaaaaaaaaaaaaaaagtctttggaAACGTTACAAAAGCACTATGTGAACGTTGAACTTGTCTATAAATGATTACCCACACAACTGTGAGAACCGGGGCTGGATTAACTAAAATTATTTCATCCCATAAACTCCATGCTCTCTTAATAACAAATATACACAGTCAATTTTGTACACATGGAGAAACATTCTGTgctatgtaaaatgtatccttGATATATTTTCTCTGTGGTCAGTCCTGGGCTCTAGTTTTGGTCCCACTGGGGCCTCAAATGCTAAAAATACACCTGCACATGGTAGTggtcagtttttaaattaaaaagcatCCCTCAAACAGCATCTGTTATGTCATTTTAAGTATGGCAGCAATGCTTCAGTGGTtagcttaaaaagaaaaggaaaacatacaGCAGTACAAATATGTATGTTGAGCACAAAGCTTGCCTTGATAAATTCATTGAAGGAAATGCAGTTATCTCCATTTGTGTCAGCCTCCTGGATGGTCCTATCAGCAATGCTGCCAAGCTGCTCATCTGAAATGTTGACGCCAACCATCATCCTCAAAACCTGgaaaaaaccaaaagaaaatatttgtatGGTTATTAAGAGTCACCAAACAACAAGGTGACACATTTTAGCATTGCACAAGACAATTTATGGCTATTTTGGTTCAGTGGCAAGGAAATACATGATTATTATTGACAGTGCACACATAATTAGTTAAAAGCAAGTGCACAAATAGGACTCAGAAATACACATTTAGCCCTACAGGTTTCATGCCTCACATGAAGCAGGTTGACATGGTAAATGTTTTGCGTAAAACAAAGCGATGCGACTGAGTCATTTAACTCAGAGCTTACAGCAATTACAGGTCACAGAATGTCACTGAGCCAGACACAGCTTTACAGAGGGACAATAAATAACGCAAAGGAAGCCAAAATACAGGACATTAGACTGTCTGGGACAGATCAGCCTGTAGTTAAGGTGAGATATCACATCATTATCAGCACAAGGGCAAAGTCTTCTTAGTGACATGGAAATCCACGTCTCTGCAGAGTACTTTAAAATGAATACTGTGTAATAGCACTTGTTCCTTTGTAAAACATAGAGTCTGACAGTTAACATACAGCAAATATTTTCAGCAGGAATAATAATGGATATTCACACAGGAAGGAAAGAataatgtttgaaaatgtataGAGTCTGTCAAATATACAAATAAGAATAGTAGACATAAAATAACATCTAGACTTATGAGGGCTTCCAAGAATCCTCAGATGTGAAACACCCAACACCATAAAGATACAAAGCAAAGTGAAGTCAAAATAGTTTTATCATCTGCAGGGCAATGGGAAATATATTTgcacataagaaaaaaacaaaaacaaaaaaaaaaccttgcctCTCTCACACCTGGAGGGAATTCAGTTTGGAAAACCATCataaggttttttttatttatttattttttttatttctaccaCCCAGAAAACACACCGAGGTGTAGGAACCAATTGTGGAGGGCATGTGAACCAATAGCAGCTAATCATTACTATTTGTTTTGGGAATGTTTAAAACTCACTGCCTCACTGAGGGAGGCACAGAAAATAATAGGCAACATCTCAAATATCAGAATCAAACACATTGACAATATTCAGGGCTGACTTAACttcttaaaagaaacaaaagagaataaaataaatgggtGTGgcattataaatatatatgaattTTCTTATACATCTCACAGCAGCCAAAATATTTGTGATGTTTATTCACCGTCTGGCTTATCCACAAACTACACAATGACTCCAAGCCAACTCACTCACCTGCAGCAGCTCATCCCGAGAGATTTTGTCATCTCTGGTCCAGGTCGTACAGACGGAAAGcaactgggggggggggaatgAATCAGAGACATTAGCAAATTCTTATGAATGTTCATGATACTGATCAGCGGCTCCACCCTAACACCTCTGTGTGACAGTGCTCCACACTCACAGAGCAGCTTGTTTGTCCTGCTGTTGAGTGGCTCAGAGGCTGAGGCGTTCTTGTTCTTCTCATTGTCTTCGATTGGTCTGAAATGAGCCAGGGTTCGCATGAACCCCTACTGAAGTTTACCTGGTCCTctctaaaaatcaaaaacaagaaatattTACTAAAACTTTCTGGAAATAAGACCCAaaagggctgtttttttttaaaagttctgTCAGATTACCTTTGTACCCAAAATGTGCATTGTGGATGACACAATGAAAGCAATAAAATGAGTAGTAACGTAACACCATTGTGCAGACTTGAATGGTTTCTTCCTCTATTCTCGAGTTGTTCTAAACCAAACAGGGCAAAACCAGAGAAACCAGATTCcgtctgaaaccattaaaagacGCATCTACCATTTCAACGCCTACACATGTAACTTTTTTGGGATTTTAATGATATATCTAAAgacatttgttttgtatttttgactTTCAGAGTGATGAAAACATCCAAATAACTGTCAAGTATATGACTCAAAACCCAATTTGATTTATTGCCACACAGACTTGGCAGTAAAGACTGTTTCTCCAGTCTGCAGTCAGGAAGCCACAACTGAAAGGCATTACGGTCTGGTCTAGCTTTGTGGCGATGGTGCTGGTGACTCAACCTTACAGCAGTGCACAAACAAGCCCTCCAAAGGACTGCAGAGCAATAACACAAACTACTCACCCCTCAGGAAAGAATGCATTGATGATTCTGTCTCCCAGAGGGTTGATGGCCAACTCAGGGATCCTCTGGAAATCTTCTCGACTGTAGACATGAGCAGACATGATCACAGTTAAATTCCAAACTCAGTGTGTTTTAACTGCTCATTTTAACCCAACAATTTATTATACTAAGAGGTGATGTGCTTCACTAAGACATGACACATTACAAAACTCATGAGGTCATGTCTTTACTAATGTGATGAATGCAAAATAAGACATAACTCAATATTTGTTTATGAAAACAAGAAGCTGGTTAtacatattaaatgtttaaatttgcCACACATTGAAAATTATTCTTACTGCACTGATTGGACTGGGAATAAGACTGTGAAATATCAGTGTTGtgacaactaatgaaataaTAAGGAAGTCACATTGAGGGAACATGAGGACAAACGTGACTTCTACTGTGACTGGAAGCActtgaggaagaaaaaagtacaGCAAGGAAACTGTTGTGTAAACAACTTTTTTCACATGTCTGAGTTCAATGAAACCaaacagaggtgtgtgtgtgtgtgtgtgtgtgtacttgccCTTGAGAAACTGCCCCCCGTTCAAGGAATcattgaggggggggggggggg is part of the Archocentrus centrarchus isolate MPI-CPG fArcCen1 chromosome 22, fArcCen1, whole genome shotgun sequence genome and encodes:
- the chp1 gene encoding LOW QUALITY PROTEIN: calcineurin B homologous protein 1 (The sequence of the model RefSeq protein was modified relative to this genomic sequence to represent the inferred CDS: deleted 3 bases in 2 codons), yielding MGSRASRLLREEEIEEIKKETGFSHSQITRLYSRFTSLDKGENGTLSREDFQRIPELAINPLGDRIINAFFPEGEDQVNFSGFMRTLAHFRPIEDNEKNKNASASEPLNSRTNKLLFAFRLYDLDRDDKISRDELLQVLRMMVGVNISDEQLGSIADRTIQEADTNGDNCISFNEFIKVLEKVDVEQKMSIRCPALKFLFFFSLFFEILLE